From a region of the Pseudoxanthomonas sp. X-1 genome:
- a CDS encoding cell division protein ZapA: MSSTEPVNVHILDREYTIGVEPGERGSLMAAAKLLDTRMREVRGAHRMASADRIAVLAALNLAHELQQLRDQQAAQDSELTRTLADLHRRLDTWLEPR; encoded by the coding sequence GTGAGCAGCACCGAACCGGTCAACGTCCACATCCTGGATCGCGAGTACACCATCGGCGTGGAGCCGGGCGAGCGCGGCAGCCTGATGGCGGCGGCCAAGCTGCTGGACACGCGCATGCGCGAGGTGCGCGGCGCGCACCGCATGGCCTCGGCCGACCGCATCGCGGTGCTGGCCGCGCTCAACCTGGCGCACGAACTGCAGCAGCTGCGCGATCAGCAGGCCGCGCAGGACAGCGAACTGACGCGCACCCTCGCCGATCTGCACCGCCGCCTGGACACCTGGCTCGAACCGCGCTGA
- a CDS encoding TIGR02449 family protein, protein MNPPDAIEQLRALASRLQELGDRCQRLTEENRSLRVQQEQLTSERSQLLAKNELARSRVEAMITRLRSLEQHT, encoded by the coding sequence ATGAACCCGCCCGATGCCATCGAACAGCTGCGCGCCCTGGCCTCGCGCCTGCAGGAGCTGGGCGACCGCTGCCAGCGGCTGACGGAGGAGAACCGCAGCCTGCGCGTGCAGCAGGAGCAGCTGACCAGCGAGCGCTCGCAGCTGCTGGCCAAGAATGAACTGGCGCGGTCGCGCGTGGAGGCGATGATCACCCGCCTGCGCTCGCTGGAGCAGCACACGTGA